One Actinomycetota bacterium DNA segment encodes these proteins:
- a CDS encoding methylated-DNA--[protein]-cysteine S-methyltransferase, producing MGEVHVCCLEGRPLRIVLGGGCGGETGETPPRTRGCAVLEAVEAFFEGEDCPEKVRSTLLDDPRFTPFQRRVYGVVCSIPRGNTLSYGEVARRAGRAGAARAVGSAMRRNPFPLLIPCHRVIRGDGSPGGYSGPPHAKPCLLALEGMELAPSPRGFLRKNGEA from the coding sequence CTGGGAGAAGTCCACGTATGTTGCCTGGAGGGGCGCCCGCTGCGCATCGTCCTCGGCGGGGGCTGTGGCGGTGAGACCGGGGAGACGCCCCCCCGGACCCGCGGCTGCGCGGTCCTGGAAGCAGTGGAGGCTTTTTTCGAGGGAGAGGACTGCCCCGAGAAGGTGAGGTCTACGCTGCTCGACGACCCTCGCTTCACCCCCTTCCAGAGAAGGGTCTACGGCGTGGTCTGCTCCATCCCGCGCGGAAACACGCTCTCCTACGGCGAGGTGGCGCGCAGAGCCGGCCGCGCGGGGGCGGCACGCGCCGTGGGGAGCGCCATGCGCCGCAACCCCTTCCCCCTCCTCATCCCCTGCCACCGCGTGATAAGGGGGGACGGGAGCCCCGGGGGATACAGCGGTCCGCCGCACGCAAAGCCGTGCCTGCTCGCACTCGAAGGCATGGAGCTCGCGCCCTCTCCGCGGGGATTCCTCCGGAAGAACGGGGAGGCCTGA
- the uvrC gene encoding excinuclease ABC subunit UvrC, which yields MEAKRKKTASLPDAPGVYLLMDGEGKVIYVGKAASLRKRVASYFQSREEENPRLASLRSRIADIDFIVTENESEALILEANLIKRFHPPYNIDFRDDKSYPYMVIRTEDRFPRVMFMRGRRGRRSVYYGPFAHAGAVRETIDTLRKVFPFRACRGREPGKGTGGPCLDYHIGLCCGPCTGEVSPEEYGRIIAGVRGFMEGDHQAVLARLEMRMREEAERREFELAARTRDRIVALRRILERQQAHSLQEGDQDVFALCAGDLDACVTVLYVRGGKILGKQDFFSTVPAGSGEGDILAAFLPQFYAQSTQIAREVLLSHPLEDEEKELLEGWLTSRAGRRVRIHYPRRGDKRRLVEKAARNARLSLEVRLAKQASDLGWVSRAVNGVREGLSLHRLPYRMECYDISNLGGEDAVASMVVFEGGLPLRKDYRRFRIRSADGRNDVAMMEEVIERRLSRLSQGMGEGEGAQIDAEKAPSRLDSFHKKPDLILVDGGEAQLAAAARALARHGLQDIEVAALAKRLEEIHLPGRGEPVSLPRDSEALHLLQRLRDEAHRYALEHHRAQREKRARSSLLDGIPGIGPKRKRGLLRHYGSLARVAQASLEELRELSFLDARSAENLYRALHPPAMEGED from the coding sequence ATGGAAGCGAAGCGGAAAAAGACGGCATCCCTGCCGGACGCACCCGGCGTATACCTCCTCATGGACGGGGAGGGGAAGGTCATCTACGTGGGAAAGGCGGCCTCCCTGCGCAAGAGGGTGGCCTCCTATTTCCAGTCCCGCGAGGAGGAAAACCCGCGACTGGCCAGCCTGCGCTCGCGCATCGCCGATATAGACTTCATCGTCACCGAAAACGAGAGCGAGGCGCTCATACTCGAGGCCAACCTCATCAAGAGGTTCCACCCCCCTTACAACATCGACTTCCGCGACGACAAGTCGTATCCGTACATGGTCATACGCACGGAGGACCGCTTTCCCCGCGTCATGTTCATGCGCGGGAGGAGGGGCCGACGTTCCGTCTATTACGGACCCTTCGCGCATGCCGGCGCGGTGCGGGAGACCATCGACACCCTGAGGAAGGTGTTCCCCTTCCGCGCCTGCCGCGGCAGGGAGCCGGGCAAGGGAACGGGGGGGCCATGCCTGGATTACCACATCGGCCTCTGCTGCGGGCCCTGCACAGGCGAGGTCTCGCCGGAGGAATACGGACGTATCATCGCCGGCGTGAGGGGTTTCATGGAAGGGGACCACCAGGCCGTGCTCGCGCGGCTCGAGATGCGCATGCGGGAGGAGGCGGAAAGGCGGGAGTTCGAGCTCGCGGCGCGCACGAGGGATCGCATCGTCGCGCTGCGCAGGATACTGGAAAGGCAGCAGGCGCATTCCCTGCAGGAGGGAGACCAGGACGTCTTCGCACTCTGCGCCGGGGACCTGGACGCCTGCGTCACCGTCCTTTACGTGCGGGGTGGAAAGATCCTCGGCAAGCAGGACTTCTTCAGCACCGTTCCAGCGGGCAGCGGGGAAGGCGACATACTGGCCGCCTTCCTGCCGCAGTTCTACGCGCAGTCCACGCAGATCGCGAGGGAGGTCCTCCTCTCGCACCCGCTTGAGGACGAGGAGAAGGAGCTCCTGGAGGGATGGCTCACGTCGAGGGCGGGGAGAAGGGTTAGGATACACTATCCCCGCCGCGGGGACAAGAGAAGGCTCGTGGAGAAGGCCGCACGCAACGCGCGGCTTTCCCTGGAGGTGCGACTGGCCAAGCAGGCGAGCGACCTGGGATGGGTCTCGCGGGCGGTGAACGGCGTGCGGGAGGGGCTGTCCCTGCACCGGCTTCCCTATCGCATGGAATGCTACGACATCTCCAACCTGGGCGGGGAGGATGCCGTGGCCTCCATGGTGGTCTTCGAGGGGGGCCTGCCGCTGCGCAAGGACTACCGCCGTTTCCGCATCAGGAGCGCCGACGGGCGCAACGACGTGGCCATGATGGAGGAGGTCATCGAGCGCCGCCTTTCCAGGCTTTCCCAGGGGATGGGGGAGGGAGAAGGGGCGCAGATCGATGCGGAAAAGGCCCCCTCCCGCCTCGACTCGTTCCACAAGAAGCCCGACCTCATACTGGTGGACGGGGGGGAGGCCCAGCTGGCGGCCGCGGCGCGCGCCCTGGCGCGCCACGGGCTGCAGGACATAGAGGTGGCGGCACTCGCCAAGAGACTCGAGGAGATCCACCTGCCGGGCCGCGGGGAGCCCGTGAGCCTTCCCAGGGATTCGGAGGCCCTGCACCTGCTGCAGCGCCTGCGCGACGAGGCGCACCGCTACGCCCTGGAACACCACCGCGCGCAGAGGGAGAAAAGGGCCAGGAGTTCGCTGCTGGACGGCATCCCGGGAATAGGGCCGAAACGAAAGCGGGGCCTCCTGCGCCATTACGGGAGCCTGGCGCGCGTGGCGCAGGCCTCGCTGGAGGAGTTGCGGGAGTTGAGCTTCCTCGACGCCCGCAGCGCCGAAAACCTTTACCGCGCCCTGCACCCGCCGGCAATGGAAGGGGAGGATTGA